CAGAACTGCGTCGGCCGCTCGGTGACTTCCGAGAGGTCCGTGATCGAGAGCGCCGAGGTGTTCGTCGCGAAGATCGCTCCGTCAGGCGCGTGCGCTTCGAGGGCCTCGTAGACCTCGGTCTTGATGTCCATGACCTCCGGGACGGCCTCGATGACGACGTCCGCGTCCTCGACAGCGGTCTCCATATCGACCAGGGGCATGATCCGCTTCAGCACTGTCTCGGGGTCCTCCTCAAGCCGATCCTTGTCGTCCAGTTTGTGTACCGACCACTCGATGTCCTCGTAGCCTTCCCGAACGATGTCTTCCTCGATGTCGCGCAACGTGACGTCATATCCCGCCAGCGCCGCGACCTCGGCGATCCCGTGGCCCATGTTGCCCGCACCGAGCACCGCGACCCGTGTGATGTCCTCGACGTCCATATCGTTCGCCACCAATCGTGGCACAGAAATGAAGGTTTCCTTCCCGGAAAATCATTATCGTCTGAGGAGATCAGAAACCGTTTGCACGTTTTCGAACGTGGCTTTGACGGAAACACAGGATGGCACTGGAGCTGGCTCGATCACACCGTCGACGAACCCGCCGCGGAGGGACAGCCCGCTTCGGGACGCATTCCACATACTTTATGTGGGAGCTTCAAGCAGATAGTAGGTGCCACGGGGAAACAGGGCACACCCGTCGGAGCACTCATGACATCCGGCCGAGATTCCGGTTCGAACGGGTCGACATCGGGGGGGAGTTCGGGCACGTCGGGTCGTGGCTCGGATTCGCCCCGGCTCTACCGGACGGTCTATCGTCGAGTGGTACCCGAGTTCGTCCGTCGTCATCTCGGGGCGAAGTTCCTCGTCGCGCTGTTGCTCGTCGCCGTTCTCATCAGTGTCATCGGATTCGCCACGTACGTCGAGATCCAGGGGACGATACAGGAAGAGGCGACGGACGAACTCGAAACGACCGGCCAGTTGCGCGCACAGAGCGTCAGTCAGTGGGTGGCCGGCACGCGGGCACAGACAGCACTGGTCGCGGATCCACAGCTGGCTCCGAACGAGACGGCGCTCGACGCGTCTCTCTCGGCGGCGAAAGCCGGCAGCGAGAGCGCGATAATCGACGTCCACTACGTCGATACGGACCGAAACACCGTCGTCGCGAGTACGAACGACGAATACGGGGGGCGAGGGCTGGACGACGTCGGGTCGAACTGGATCGACCCCCTCGCTCGACTGGGCGACGATCCGGACGCGGTCACGTTTTCGAGACAGTCCTACACCGTCGGCGGTGATCGGGCGATCGCGCTGGTCGGGCGGGTAACCGAGCACAGTGCCGTCGTCGTCGTCAGTCGGTTCGTACCGACGTTCGACGACAGCGACATCCGGACGACGCTGGTGACTGCCGAGGGGAATCGGGTCGCCACGACCGACGCTGCGCGGGAGTTCGAGCGGACCGACGCGTTCACCGCAGCCGTCCAAGCGGGAACAAGCCGAACTGTCGAGGCCGGCGGGGAGGTACGCACGTACGTGCCAGTCGAGGGCACCGACTGGATCGCGGTCTCGACCGCTCCGAAAGCCGACCTCTACAGCGTCAGTGCGACCGCCGGGCGAAACGTCTTGCTGCTGGCGGTGACGGCGCTCGTCTCGCTTGCGGCCGTCGGCTTCGTTCTCGGCCGGAGCACGGTCGTCCCGCTCGTGCGACTCAGAGAACACATTCAGGAGATCGAATCCGGGTCGCTCGATGTCGATCTGGAGACGGCTCGCGAGGACGAGATCGGCAGGCTGTTCACGGCGTTCGACAACATGCGCGACGCGCTCGAGGTGCAGTTCCGGGACGCCCGGCAGGCGAGACACGAGGCCGAAAGCTCGCGTCAGGAGATGGAGCGCCAGAACCGGCGACTCGATCAGTTCGCCTCGACGTTGAGCCATGACCTCCGGAACCCGCTGGCGGTCGCGCGTGGCCACGTCGAACTCCTGCGGACCAAACTCGACGACTCCCAGGGGGAACTGCTCGAACACGTCGAGAAAATCGACGGGGCCCACGACCGAATCGACTCGATCATCGACGACGTGCTCACCCTGACCCGCAAGGGCGAGTCCGTCGAGGAGACCGAGCGGTTCGAGCTCGAAGACGCCGCCAGCGAGGCCTGGAGCAATATCGACAACAAGGACGCGACGCTTCGCGTCGAGGACAGCATCGCCATCGAGGGCGATCGGAGCCGGTTGCTGCGGGCGCTGGAGAACCTCTTTCGGAACTCGATCGATCACGTCGGCCCCGAGGTGACCGTGACGGTCGGGCTGACCGAAGACGGCTTCTACGTCGAGGACGACGGACCGGGCATCCCCGACGAGGAAATGGACGCAATCTTCGAGTACGGTCACACCAACAGCGAGGACGGCACCGGCATCGGCCTGTCGATCGTCAGGACGATCGCCGAGGCGCACGGCTGGTCGGTCTGGGTCGACGGGACGTCGGGTCGCGGCGCCCGGTTCGTCTTCTCCGACGTGTTCGCCACCGAGGAACGCCTGTTCGAGGAGTCGGCGTTCACCTGGGAACACGCCCGGGCTGACGACGACTAGCACGACGGTGCGGGGACGCGGCTACGGCTGACAGCACGAGGCCAGGACGGTTTTCAGGCCGGTCTCGAGCGCGTCGCGTTCGACGACCGCGTTCGCGTCGGGGTGGGGCTCGGAACCCTCGTCGTGGAGAACCTGCACGGCATCGAGACCGGCGGCTGCGGCTCCAGCGACGTCGCGCTCGGGGTCGTCACCGACGTAGATCGCCCGCTCCGGGTCGACGCCGAGACGGTCCGTGATCGCCTCGAACGCGGCCGGATCGGGTTTTCGCGTCTCGAGTTCGCCGGTGACGAGCGTCGCGTCGAAACGCTCCGTCCAGCCGAGCCGGTCGAGCTTGCTCCGCTGGGCCAGCGACGGACCGTCGGTGAGGACGCCAACGCGATACCCCGGTCCGTCGGTGAGGTCTTCGAGAAGGGTCTCGACGCCGTCGACGGGTTCGAGCGCGTCGTTGACAGCCTCGCGATAGGCGCGGGCGACTGCGTCCGGCGACGGGTCGCCGTCGGTCAGCAACCGTTCGAAAATCGGTGTGCGCGTCTCGCCGGCCACGACCTGTCCGTGGGCGTCGAGATACTCCGAGCGAGAGACCGGTGGCGCGTCGGTCGTCTCGATCGCTTCGGCGAGCAGCGTCCGGCGGTCACGGTTCGGGACCGCGAGCGTCCCATCGAGGTCGAACACGACCGCGCGTGAGGTCATCAGCGTATGCCACGATCTGATCGGATTTGACGCTAACGGTCGGTGACCGACTCACCGCCGCGCGTCGTCCCAGTCGATCCAGTCCTGCTCCCAGCCGGGCCGGGACTCGGCGTGTTTGCGAGCGAACTCCCGATCCTCGCGGTGGGTCCGGTTGCGCTCGACCTCGTGGGGCGACTCGCCGTCGACCAGCATGGGCTGGAAGGCGACGGTCCCGTGTCGCTCGATCTCGCCGTCCCTGGAGACGACCGACAGCGTCTGCGTGCCGGCCCCTAGCGGCGCGACGAGCCGACCGTCGGACGTCAACTGTTCGAGCAACGCCCGCGGCGGCTCGACGACGCCCGCCTCCAGCAGGATACAGTCGTAGGGGGCGTAGGCGGCCAGTCCCTCGGCCCCGTCGCGGCGATCGACGAGCACCTCGCTGTAGCCCGCCGTCGAGAGGTTCGATCGCGCCTCGTAGACCAGCTGTCGGTTGATGTCGATCGCGTGGGTGTCGGTCGCGCCGACGACCTCGGCGATCACGGCGACGGTGTAGCCGACGCCCGCGCCGACGACCAGCGCGCGCTCGTCGGGTCTCGGAGCGAGCACGTCCAGCAGACGCGCGGCAGTGCTCGGCGCGAGCACGCGCGTTCCGTGGCGTTCGAACGTTCGATCCGCGTAGGCGGCCTCCTCCTCGACGAACGCCTCGCGTTCGACCGACCGCATCGCCAGCGACACCTGCTCATCACCGAGACAGCCCTTGCTCTCGTGTTCGAGGCTGTCGACCATGTCCTCGCGCAGTACCGCGGGATCCATACCCGGCCTTTCGGCCGCGTCGTAATGAATGACGCGTTAGACGAGGGTGACTCGGCCGGTGGACCGACAGCGCTCGTCCGACCAGTAAGGCGTTTACGTCCGGCCCGCTCACCCGGACACATGGTCGAGAACGTCATCTGGCCCGCGACCCTCGACGCGGAGTTGACCCGCAGCGAGGGGCGACGGGTCCCGGAGGATCTGGCCGTCCCGAACCCGACAGTCGAGGAAATCGCCAAGGCTGTCCAGCAGGTGGGCTACGACGCCCGGATCGAGCGCGAGAAGACCTATCCACGCGAGTACGAACCGCGCGGGCGGGTCGTGGTCACGAACGCCGACGACGCAACGAAAAGCGACCTGCTGGGCGCTGTCGCGGCCTACATGCAGGTCCTGCGCGAATAATGCAGCGCGCCGGAACCGTCACGGATATCGCTCAAAACGTCGCAATCGTGCGCTGTCCCGACGACGACCACCCGGAAATCGGGGCGAGACTGCTAGACGAGAACCTCGATACGGTCGGCCGGGTCGTCGACGTCTTCGGCCCCGTCGAGCGACCGTTCCTGGCGGTCTCGCCTGACGACGGCGTACGGCCGGCGTCGCTTCTGGGGGCCGTCCTCTACTATCGCGATTCGTGACCGGATCGGGCGTCGACCGCGACTCGCAGGTGTTATTCGGCTCGCTGTCGGACGGCCGTGTATGGACCAACGGACGCGAGCGATCGTCGCCGCGCTCGGGATCGCCGGTATCTTCCTGCTGGTACAGCTGGGCGCGCTCGCGCTCGTCGAACCGTTCGAACAGGCCGGCTTACAGGCGACCGAAAACCCCCAGAACGCGACCAATAGCCTCGTCTATATCGCCGCGTTGCTGGCGATGACCGGACTCATGCTGCTGGCGTTCAGGTACGATCTGGAGGTCGTGATTCGCGGACTGGTCGTGCTGGTCGGTGGCTATATCGGATTCGTGGTCCTTGCGTCGATCGTGCCCGCGTCGGTCGCGCCCGTTGCCGGCGCGAGCGCGATCGCCTGGGTGGCCGCCGGCGCGATCGTCCTCGGGTTGCTCATCTACCCCGAGTGGTACGTCATTGACGCCGCCGGGATCGTGATGGGTGCCGGCGCGGCGGGGCTGTTCGGGATTTCCTTCGGTATCCTCCCGGCACTCGTGTTGCTCGCCGCGCTGGCGGTCTACGACGCGATCAGCGTCTACGGGACCGAACACATGCTCACGCTCGCGGAGGGCGTGATGGACCTTCGAGTTCCGGTCGTCCTCGTGGTCCCGCTGTCGCTGTCGTACTCGTTTCTGGACGCCGACGCGCCCGACAGCGTCGCTGAAACGGACGGGTCGGGGAGCGACACGCCGGGCGGTGAGCAGGGAGCTGACGACAGTCACGATGGGGAAAACAGTGACGAGACGTCGGACAACGAGAGGACTCCTCTCGACAGGGAGGCGCTGTTCATCGGACTCGGCGACGCCGTAATCCCGACCGTGCTGGTCGCGAGTGCGGCCGCGTTCGCGCCCGAATCTGTCCCGACCGTCGCTGCCGGCGGACTCTCGGTCCCGGTGACGGCCATCGGCGCGATGATCGGGACGGTCCTCGGTCTCGCCGTCTTGCTCCGGATGGTGCTTCGCGGGCGTGCACACGCCGGGCTCCCCCTGCTCAACGGCGGCGCGATCGCCGGCTACCTCATAGCCGCGGTTGCGAGCGGGTTCTCGCTCGCGCAAGCGGTCGGGCTCGCCGGCGTCTAGCTCACGGCGGCTTAACCGAGTGAACTGTCGGCACTGATCAGAACGTTTTTCGACGTTCCAGCCCACGACGCAGACATGGACGGTATTCTCGACCACACGATGGTCCGGGTCGAAGACCTCGAGGAATCGATCGACTGGTACACCGAGCATCTGGACTGGGAAGTGAAACGAAAGAGCGAACATTCGTCGTTCACCCTCGCCTTTCTCGGTCCCGAGGACATGCACGAGGACGGCGCGGTGCTGGAGTTGACATACAACCACGACGATCGCACCTACGACTTCGGGGACGCCTGGGGCCACATCGCGGTGCGCGTCGAGGACGTCTACGACGCCTACGAGCAGTTGATGGACGAGGGCGTCGAGGACTACCGCGATCCCGATTCCTGTGGCGGCCAGTACGCGTTCGTCAAGAGCCCGACCGGCCACGAGATCGAGATCGTCGAGCGCGATTACGGCGCGAAATGGTCCATCGATCACACGATGATCCGCGTCGAGGACGTCGACCAGTCCATCGGCTGGTACGTCCGCAAGCTGGGGTACGAGATGTTCCGCCGTAGCGAACACGACGACTTCTCGCTGTACTTCCTCAAGCCCGACGACGCACCGGAGGAGGCGATGTCGATGGAACTGACCTACAACCACGACGGTCGCTCCTACGAGTTCGGCGACGCGTGGGGGCACGTGGCCGTCCGCGCCGACGAGTCCGATCTCGAGGAATACTGGGCGATGCTGATGGACCGCCACGCCGAGGACTACCGCGATCCGGCATCCTGTGACTACAACTACGCGTTCACCAAAGACCCCGACGGCCACGAGATCGAGGTCGTCAGGAGATAGCAACCCGAGCGTCCAGCCGACAGTATAAGTTCCCTGGTGCAGACAGTACAGGTATGATACTCACACTGACGCCGAACCCGGCGGTCGATCAAACGATCGAGATGGACGAGCCCCTGGAGCCCGACACCGTCCAGACGTCCGTCGGCGCGAAGTTCGACGCGGGAGGCAACGGAATCAACGTCTCGCAGTTCGTCCGCGCGCTGGGAGGCGAGACAACGGCAACGGGGATCACCGGCGGGTTCACGGGCTATTTCATCGAACAGTCGCTCTCGGAGTTTGACATCCCGACTGACTTCTGTCAGATCGAATCCCAGCCGACCCGGATCAGTACGACGATTCTCGCGCCTGCACGCGAGGGTGTTCAGACGTCTCGCATGGACGATGAGGACGACCTGCCACGGTCCGAGTACCGACTGCTACAGACAGGCCCAGAGGTCACCGAACACATCGTCGATCTGCTGGTCGAGACTGTTCGCGAACACGATCCGGAGATCCTCAACATCGGCGGGAGCCTGCCACCGGGCATGGACGCCGCGGCGGTCGACCGTATCGCCGCCGCCGGCGACTGGGAGACCGCCGTCGACATCCATGGCGATGTACTCACTGACCTCGAAGAGACCTACGAGTACTGCCGGCCCAACCGCGAGGAACTGGAAGCGGCGACTGGCATCACCGTCGAGACGATTACCGACTGCGAACAGGCGGCGAAACAGCTCCACGAGATGGGGTTCGAGCGCGTCATCGCCTCGATGGGTAGCGAGGGAGCGGTCATGGTCACGCCCGAGCAGACGCTGTACTCCTCGGCGGTCGACGTCGAGGTCGTCGACACCGTCGGTGCCGGTGACGCGCTGTTCGCGGCGATCCTGTGGGCGTACGAACAGGGCTGGAGCGACGAGAAGGCGCTCCGTGCGGGCGTCGCGACCGCCTGGAAGCTCGTGACCGTCACCGGCTCCAGCGTCCGGGATCTCAACCCTCAGGACCGGATCGACGAGGTCCGCGTCTGGGAAATGGATGGCTGATCGGTGAATGCCTGCTCTGGATGGGCCGTTTGCCGTCAGGCAGTCACGCCGGTGAACCGTTACTGTCGTTATCGCTATGCAAGACGTTATCGCAGTCGTGACAGACGCACGTTCCGACGTCAGTCTCGTAGCCCCAGTGGTGGTAGCCGAGATGGTATCTTCTTACCTTATTAATAGCATAATTCAGATAGGGGAACAATGAGTGCGACAATTGAGAGCGCCTCCGGTCCGATCCGTCCGAATATCAGGAAAACAACTGGAATTAACAGAGCTATCGCACTCGAACAATCTCCGAAAAGCCCCTTATACTGGAAACGTAAGGCAAATGTTCGCAACTTCAGGTGCGTGTGATATCACCCGGGCTTTCCGCTCTAACTCTTTACGCCGCTCATCAATTCGACGTTCCAGTTTGTTCAGTCGCTCTTCTTGACCGCGGATAGCGATCTCCATATCGGATCCCGCTTCGGCTTTCCGTTCGTACTCCTCGAGGAATTGTTCGATCCGCTGGCGTTCTGATTCGGCATATTCCTCGAGGTCATCCAGTTCCTGTTGCGTTTCTGCCCGCCGCTGTTCGTGTAATTCGTCCCGAAGTGACGCGACTCGCTGGCTGATGTATTGATCGGCCACTGCCCGGAGCTGATCCTGGTTCTGAACGAGCGAATGCACCGTCCCAGAATTGGGTGTGCCTTTGACACTGTTGCCCTGAACAACGCGTTTCCCCAGCCGCTGGTGGGGATCCTGATGACTGTTGTCTACAAACACCGGAACCATCTCCTCGCGAACGACATCGCCTGTGCCGTCCTCAAATCGAATTCGGTAATTGTACGCAATGCCAGGCGTCTCGACGAACGGGAGGAGTTTGAGCCCGACATCTCCGTGCTCGCTATCCAACACTTGCCGCATTAGTCGCTGCACGACTTCGTCGTCGGGAGAGAGATAATCGATATCGTCGTGATCGATCGCAAAGTCCCGGCTGAAGGTAAACGGCCCGTATTCCCCGTCGGTTTTGTAATCGAGTTGGTCCGGGAGTTCAGCCTCGAAGAGGTTGCTACCGACTTTCTCGATGCGGCCACCGAGCGCTTTGACACTCTGTTCGACGAATTCCCGGATATCAGCTTCTGTACCATAGACGTCTTCCGACTCGTCCATGACCTCCTGAATCTTCTCCCGGCTCTCCTGATCAAAGGTTGTCGTGTCGATCAAACTGCGCTCGTACCACTCCTCGAGAGTCTGCTGACGGTCGTCGATGAGATCCGCTAACTCTTCTTTGGTCGCGCTTGGCGGCTCCTCGTTCTGGATAGACTCCATGATGAGAGAATCGACGTTGATGTCGTCGAGCATACCCAGGACGTCAGCTGTACTTCCGAGTTTGTCCCGGATATTTTCGACTCTCTCCTGGAGCATTTCGAAGATCTCTCCCTCGCGGGTGTCCTCAAAAGAGAAGTTCCAGACCGTGACTTCCTTGTCCTGCCCGTATCGGTGAATCCGGCCGATGCGCTGTTCGAGCCGGTTCGGGTTCCACGGGAGTTCATAGTTCACCATGATATGGCAACTATGCTGGAGGTCGATCCCTTCGCTTGCTGCATCCGTCGCAAAGAGCAGCCGTGACTGCCCGTGGTTGAACTCTTCCTCGATGCGGGCCCGATCGTCCTTATCGACGTCCCCGTGAATCACGAGGATTTCGTCAGCCCACGGTTCGTCTTCGACCAACTCGAGCAGGTAATCGAGCGTGTCCCGGTATTCAGTGAACAGCAAGAGCTTCTCGTCGGGCTGTTCTTCGAGAAGCTGCTGTATGTAGCGGCGTACTTTTTGGGCTTTCGAGTCAACCGAGATACCGTCGGCAAGAGAGACAAGGTCACGAAGGGTTTCGATTTCTTCCTCGAGTTGCGCATCGCTTTCAGTAACGGTCAGCCCGGCGATCTCCGTTTCAGCTTGCTGCTTGTCGTCTTCATCGAGATCCTCTCCGTCGAGATACGCCGAAGCTGCTTCGGACAAGTCAGTGCTCGTCGATTGTTCTTCGACGAGATCACGCAATCGACGCTTCAGTGTCGCTTCGATCGCACCAATGCTGCTGACCAGGCGCTTCTGCATGAGCGCCATTGCGAACCCGACGGCCGGCTCGTTCAGTTGTTCCGATCGATTGTAGACGTTCTTGACGTAGTCGGTAACAGCCCGGTAGAACTGCCGTTCCTCGTGTGTCATCTCAACCGGAACAGTATTCACCTCTCGGTCGGGGAAGATCCGGTCGCCGTTCTCGTCGTAGATCATTTGCTTTCCACGACGAATCATCACGCGATCGACGACGTCCTTGGAGAGTTCCTGGTTTTCGGCGACAAGGAACGGGTCGATATACTCGACAAGCGAGCGGAACGCTTCGCCTTTCCCGTCGTGTGGCGTCGCGCTCAACAGCAGGAGCGAATCGGAATTCCCCGCGACCCGCTCGACCATCTTGGCTCGTTTGGCCGGTGAATCGCCACGCTTTGCGGCCTTGTGAGCCTCATCAACGACTACGACGTCCCAGAAAGCGTCATCGAGTGCGTTCTGAAATTCGTCCTGGCGGAGGAACGCCATACTGCCGATCAACCGCTGGTTATCTTGTCCCCAGATGTTGGTCTCCTCACCGAGACGGCGACGCTCGCCTTCGACCCACTTCCGGTCAGCCAGCGTGAGGTCAATGTCGAAAAAGCGGTCCATATCTCGGATCC
This window of the Halapricum desulfuricans genome carries:
- the srp19 gene encoding signal recognition particle subunit SRP19 — translated: MVENVIWPATLDAELTRSEGRRVPEDLAVPNPTVEEIAKAVQQVGYDARIEREKTYPREYEPRGRVVVTNADDATKSDLLGAVAAYMQVLRE
- a CDS encoding protein-L-isoaspartate O-methyltransferase family protein, with translation MDPAVLREDMVDSLEHESKGCLGDEQVSLAMRSVEREAFVEEEAAYADRTFERHGTRVLAPSTAARLLDVLAPRPDERALVVGAGVGYTVAVIAEVVGATDTHAIDINRQLVYEARSNLSTAGYSEVLVDRRDGAEGLAAYAPYDCILLEAGVVEPPRALLEQLTSDGRLVAPLGAGTQTLSVVSRDGEIERHGTVAFQPMLVDGESPHEVERNRTHREDREFARKHAESRPGWEQDWIDWDDARR
- a CDS encoding sensor histidine kinase, producing the protein MVPEFVRRHLGAKFLVALLLVAVLISVIGFATYVEIQGTIQEEATDELETTGQLRAQSVSQWVAGTRAQTALVADPQLAPNETALDASLSAAKAGSESAIIDVHYVDTDRNTVVASTNDEYGGRGLDDVGSNWIDPLARLGDDPDAVTFSRQSYTVGGDRAIALVGRVTEHSAVVVVSRFVPTFDDSDIRTTLVTAEGNRVATTDAAREFERTDAFTAAVQAGTSRTVEAGGEVRTYVPVEGTDWIAVSTAPKADLYSVSATAGRNVLLLAVTALVSLAAVGFVLGRSTVVPLVRLREHIQEIESGSLDVDLETAREDEIGRLFTAFDNMRDALEVQFRDARQARHEAESSRQEMERQNRRLDQFASTLSHDLRNPLAVARGHVELLRTKLDDSQGELLEHVEKIDGAHDRIDSIIDDVLTLTRKGESVEETERFELEDAASEAWSNIDNKDATLRVEDSIAIEGDRSRLLRALENLFRNSIDHVGPEVTVTVGLTEDGFYVEDDGPGIPDEEMDAIFEYGHTNSEDGTGIGLSIVRTIAEAHGWSVWVDGTSGRGARFVFSDVFATEERLFEESAFTWEHARADDD
- a CDS encoding helicase-related protein, with the translated sequence MSLRHDLEPGDSIRLNDDAAEVIKTYSVGDLEYLRVYVEDDGVKTVCIDDVEIELQRDQLSKLEPDTTDQLHPDHDAVSAEWFDLRSQALRLQIAHEQGQLLSISNSLVRLEPYQLDAVNWVMQKLRQRVLIADDVGLGKTIEAGLILKELAARNRADRVLFIVPAHLQKKWIRDMDRFFDIDLTLADRKWVEGERRRLGEETNIWGQDNQRLIGSMAFLRQDEFQNALDDAFWDVVVVDEAHKAAKRGDSPAKRAKMVERVAGNSDSLLLLSATPHDGKGEAFRSLVEYIDPFLVAENQELSKDVVDRVMIRRGKQMIYDENGDRIFPDREVNTVPVEMTHEERQFYRAVTDYVKNVYNRSEQLNEPAVGFAMALMQKRLVSSIGAIEATLKRRLRDLVEEQSTSTDLSEAASAYLDGEDLDEDDKQQAETEIAGLTVTESDAQLEEEIETLRDLVSLADGISVDSKAQKVRRYIQQLLEEQPDEKLLLFTEYRDTLDYLLELVEDEPWADEILVIHGDVDKDDRARIEEEFNHGQSRLLFATDAASEGIDLQHSCHIMVNYELPWNPNRLEQRIGRIHRYGQDKEVTVWNFSFEDTREGEIFEMLQERVENIRDKLGSTADVLGMLDDINVDSLIMESIQNEEPPSATKEELADLIDDRQQTLEEWYERSLIDTTTFDQESREKIQEVMDESEDVYGTEADIREFVEQSVKALGGRIEKVGSNLFEAELPDQLDYKTDGEYGPFTFSRDFAIDHDDIDYLSPDDEVVQRLMRQVLDSEHGDVGLKLLPFVETPGIAYNYRIRFEDGTGDVVREEMVPVFVDNSHQDPHQRLGKRVVQGNSVKGTPNSGTVHSLVQNQDQLRAVADQYISQRVASLRDELHEQRRAETQQELDDLEEYAESERQRIEQFLEEYERKAEAGSDMEIAIRGQEERLNKLERRIDERRKELERKARVISHAPEVANICLTFPV
- a CDS encoding VOC family protein gives rise to the protein MDGILDHTMVRVEDLEESIDWYTEHLDWEVKRKSEHSSFTLAFLGPEDMHEDGAVLELTYNHDDRTYDFGDAWGHIAVRVEDVYDAYEQLMDEGVEDYRDPDSCGGQYAFVKSPTGHEIEIVERDYGAKWSIDHTMIRVEDVDQSIGWYVRKLGYEMFRRSEHDDFSLYFLKPDDAPEEAMSMELTYNHDGRSYEFGDAWGHVAVRADESDLEEYWAMLMDRHAEDYRDPASCDYNYAFTKDPDGHEIEVVRR
- a CDS encoding presenilin family intramembrane aspartyl protease PSH, which gives rise to MDQRTRAIVAALGIAGIFLLVQLGALALVEPFEQAGLQATENPQNATNSLVYIAALLAMTGLMLLAFRYDLEVVIRGLVVLVGGYIGFVVLASIVPASVAPVAGASAIAWVAAGAIVLGLLIYPEWYVIDAAGIVMGAGAAGLFGISFGILPALVLLAALAVYDAISVYGTEHMLTLAEGVMDLRVPVVLVVPLSLSYSFLDADAPDSVAETDGSGSDTPGGEQGADDSHDGENSDETSDNERTPLDREALFIGLGDAVIPTVLVASAAAFAPESVPTVAAGGLSVPVTAIGAMIGTVLGLAVLLRMVLRGRAHAGLPLLNGGAIAGYLIAAVASGFSLAQAVGLAGV
- a CDS encoding HAD family hydrolase; amino-acid sequence: MTSRAVVFDLDGTLAVPNRDRRTLLAEAIETTDAPPVSRSEYLDAHGQVVAGETRTPIFERLLTDGDPSPDAVARAYREAVNDALEPVDGVETLLEDLTDGPGYRVGVLTDGPSLAQRSKLDRLGWTERFDATLVTGELETRKPDPAAFEAITDRLGVDPERAIYVGDDPERDVAGAAAAGLDAVQVLHDEGSEPHPDANAVVERDALETGLKTVLASCCQP
- a CDS encoding H/ACA ribonucleoprotein complex subunit GAR1, translated to MQRAGTVTDIAQNVAIVRCPDDDHPEIGARLLDENLDTVGRVVDVFGPVERPFLAVSPDDGVRPASLLGAVLYYRDS
- the pfkB gene encoding 1-phosphofructokinase, with amino-acid sequence MILTLTPNPAVDQTIEMDEPLEPDTVQTSVGAKFDAGGNGINVSQFVRALGGETTATGITGGFTGYFIEQSLSEFDIPTDFCQIESQPTRISTTILAPAREGVQTSRMDDEDDLPRSEYRLLQTGPEVTEHIVDLLVETVREHDPEILNIGGSLPPGMDAAAVDRIAAAGDWETAVDIHGDVLTDLEETYEYCRPNREELEAATGITVETITDCEQAAKQLHEMGFERVIASMGSEGAVMVTPEQTLYSSAVDVEVVDTVGAGDALFAAILWAYEQGWSDEKALRAGVATAWKLVTVTGSSVRDLNPQDRIDEVRVWEMDG